The Equus przewalskii isolate Varuska chromosome 5, EquPr2, whole genome shotgun sequence genome window below encodes:
- the LOC103556164 gene encoding deoxycytidylate deaminase encodes MSEVSWRKRDDYLQWPEYFMAVAFLSAQRSKDPNSQVAACIVNAENKIVGIGYNGMPNGCSDDLLPWRRTAENKLDTKYPYVCHAELNAIMNKNSADVKGCTMYIALFPCNECAKLIIQTGIKEVIFMSDKYHDSDEATAARLLFDMAGVTFRKFTPKCSKIVIDFDSINSRPTQKPQ; translated from the coding sequence ATGAGTGAAGTGTCCTGGAGAAAACGTGATGACTATTTGCAGTGGCCTGAGTATTTCATGGCGGTGGCCTTCCTATCGGCACAGAGAAGCAAAGATCCAAATTCGCAGGTTGCAGCCTGCATCGTGAATGCAGAAAACAAGATTGTCGGGATTGGGTACAATGGAATGCCAAATGGGTGCAGCGATGACCTGTTGCCTTGGAGGAGGACAGCGGAGAATAAGCTGGATACCAAATACCCTTACGTGTGCCATGCCGAGCTCAATGCCATTATGAACAAAAACTCGGCCGACGTGAAGGGCTGTACCATGTACATCGCCTTGTTCCCGTGCAATGAGTGTGCTAAGCTCATCATCCAGACAGGTATCAAAGAAGTTATTTTCATGTCTGATAAATACCATGATAGCGATGAGGCAACCGCTGCCAGGCTCTTGTTTGATATGGCTGGGGTTACCTTCAGGAAATTCACACCAAAGTGCAGCAAGATTGTCATTGACTTTGATTCAATTAACAGCAGACCGACTCAGAAGCCTCAGTGA